The following are from one region of the Stigmatella ashevillena genome:
- a CDS encoding type VI immunity family protein: MIGRLASFRIHDDRGRVVLRDGLIFCFFMRRSHGEIAAGVWRALQAYRRAIPSDALAWYVKPDGEWDPLEEEGWEFVREEILETPWPTGSEVRLQESPVEVCAYSMEYSGKWLDAPAWKGDGEAVSAVAFTLPTEYLQTHGPGQVRALALEMAAELPLSFGYVSLSFISPGGLRNPARKALQELCSRYPGLDVYNLRPTARSIGTRARGAYWHTFLGQPLLGQLGGMESLRERLSSSISLETLDGERLCLCLGEWPLLGDEQPDDETEPYRALARVLEPHLYEERHPWLIDEVFERRWLRRFLRSGEKSREVL, translated from the coding sequence GTGATCGGCAGACTTGCTTCATTCCGCATCCACGATGATCGGGGCCGCGTGGTGCTTCGTGACGGCCTGATCTTCTGTTTCTTCATGAGGCGTTCTCACGGAGAGATAGCGGCAGGCGTGTGGCGTGCCCTGCAAGCATACCGGCGCGCAATCCCTTCCGATGCACTGGCTTGGTACGTCAAGCCGGATGGGGAGTGGGACCCCTTGGAGGAAGAGGGATGGGAGTTTGTCCGCGAGGAGATTCTTGAAACCCCCTGGCCCACGGGGAGTGAGGTGCGTCTGCAAGAGAGTCCTGTCGAGGTGTGCGCCTACAGCATGGAGTACTCCGGAAAATGGCTGGATGCCCCCGCATGGAAGGGGGATGGGGAGGCCGTTAGTGCCGTGGCCTTCACCCTGCCCACCGAGTACTTGCAGACGCACGGTCCTGGCCAAGTGAGGGCTTTGGCACTCGAAATGGCGGCTGAGCTGCCTTTGAGCTTTGGTTACGTCAGCCTCTCCTTCATCTCGCCCGGTGGCCTTCGCAATCCTGCCAGGAAGGCTCTCCAGGAACTCTGCTCGCGCTATCCGGGGCTGGATGTTTACAACCTGCGCCCCACCGCCCGGTCCATTGGCACCCGGGCACGAGGAGCATATTGGCACACCTTCCTCGGCCAGCCCTTGCTGGGGCAGCTCGGGGGCATGGAGTCCCTTCGCGAACGCCTCTCCTCCAGCATCTCTTTGGAGACACTGGATGGCGAGCGCCTCTGTCTCTGTCTGGGTGAGTGGCCTCTTCTTGGAGATGAGCAGCCGGATGATGAAACGGAGCCTTACCGGGCGCTCGCGCGCGTGCTTGAGCCTCACCTCTACGAGGAGCGTCACCCATGGCTCATCGATGAGGTGTTCGAGCGCCGCTGGCTGCGCCGCTTTTTGCGGAGTGGAGAGAAAAGTAGAGAAGTACTTTGA
- a CDS encoding sigma-54-dependent Fis family transcriptional regulator yields the protein MSENNKKSGHFGSENLTTATGPSLSLTQKAIPAPDQPASASLHEPKAIRVQREGIEDLIVPLYPDRSYVFGRAPESTVVFPFESVSRHHGRLAFREDHQWVYRDLNSKNGSFKEPAAAQAEGDARTHLTQMGPSQDWILEAGDVILLGNRNNRVSLLSEVPYGLIAGPRSSKVSSAASLHLEQSINICARHSLPVFLLGDSGTGKTFIAREIHSRSHSEGNFVILNCGRLPQESASLTSELLGHVKGAFTGAAIARIGKFFSANDGTLFLDEVEFLPRIAQDFLIDVLEGTGSLAPLGAPADFREAPPRFRLISASKVPLQESELRPDLAQRLATGDIIIIPTLEERREDIPNLVQSFVHRLKAEQQYDAEITSDAIDFLQKENWPGQIRELETTVRAVVAREAARQDLEGIKRQKIVVTLGAVKSYLLQRQIGFRRSSVTPPPVKNATSEDLPELARKRPGDLTEQEIQRSLEKHRGNKTRVAAELGIAVNTLKSRMKAFGID from the coding sequence ATGAGTGAGAACAACAAGAAGTCTGGTCACTTTGGGAGCGAAAACCTCACGACGGCCACGGGCCCTTCACTCAGCTTGACCCAAAAAGCCATTCCGGCACCCGATCAGCCAGCGAGCGCGTCTCTCCACGAACCCAAGGCGATTCGCGTGCAGCGTGAGGGAATCGAAGACCTCATCGTTCCGCTGTATCCTGACCGGAGCTACGTCTTCGGACGGGCTCCTGAATCCACCGTGGTCTTTCCCTTTGAATCCGTGTCTCGCCATCACGGACGCCTGGCTTTCCGAGAAGACCATCAATGGGTCTATCGAGACCTGAACTCCAAGAATGGCAGTTTCAAGGAACCGGCAGCGGCGCAGGCCGAGGGCGACGCGCGCACGCACCTCACGCAAATGGGCCCCTCTCAAGATTGGATTCTGGAAGCGGGCGATGTGATCCTTCTCGGCAACAGAAACAACCGTGTCTCGCTTCTGTCCGAAGTGCCTTACGGATTGATCGCGGGACCTCGTTCTTCGAAGGTCAGTTCTGCCGCGAGCCTGCATCTCGAGCAATCCATCAACATTTGTGCCCGTCATTCCCTCCCCGTTTTTCTCCTCGGCGATTCGGGAACAGGAAAGACGTTCATCGCGCGGGAAATCCACAGCCGGAGTCACTCTGAAGGCAATTTCGTCATCCTCAACTGTGGTCGGTTGCCTCAAGAATCCGCCTCGCTCACCAGCGAGTTGCTTGGGCATGTGAAAGGCGCCTTCACCGGTGCGGCCATCGCCCGCATAGGCAAGTTCTTCAGCGCCAATGATGGAACGCTCTTCCTCGATGAAGTCGAGTTCCTGCCACGCATCGCCCAGGACTTTCTCATTGACGTCTTGGAAGGGACTGGGAGCCTGGCGCCCCTGGGCGCTCCCGCTGACTTTCGGGAAGCACCGCCCCGTTTCCGGCTGATCTCCGCATCCAAGGTGCCCCTGCAGGAGTCCGAGCTGCGGCCTGACCTCGCTCAGCGGTTGGCCACGGGCGACATCATCATCATCCCGACGCTTGAGGAGCGTCGCGAGGACATTCCGAATCTGGTGCAGTCCTTCGTCCATCGTCTCAAGGCCGAGCAGCAATACGACGCGGAGATCACCAGCGACGCCATCGATTTTCTCCAGAAGGAGAATTGGCCAGGACAGATTCGAGAGTTGGAAACGACCGTCCGCGCGGTGGTGGCGCGTGAGGCGGCGAGGCAAGACCTGGAGGGCATCAAGCGCCAAAAGATCGTCGTCACCTTGGGAGCAGTGAAGTCCTACCTCTTACAACGGCAAATCGGTTTCCGCCGCTCCTCCGTCACGCCGCCTCCCGTGAAGAATGCGACGAGCGAGGACCTGCCTGAGCTCGCGCGCAAACGCCCGGGCGATTTGACCGAACAAGAGATCCAACGGTCTTTGGAGAAGCACCGGGGCAACAAGACGCGTGTTGCCGCGGAATTGGGAATCGCCGTCAATACGCTCAAGAGCCGGATGAAAGCCTTCGGCATTGACTGA